One genomic region from Leptolyngbyaceae cyanobacterium JSC-12 encodes:
- a CDS encoding putative membrane protein (IMG reference gene:2510098726), whose amino-acid sequence MKLKKPTERLKVIFIIVLLLGVLFRLVNLEQKPYWQDETYTSLRVSGYRHGEAVQNLYTGDVIEAEDLQKYQQWSAEKSVLDTIQGLATENSQHPPLYYAIAHGWASWFGSSVFAMRILPALISLLVFPPTYWLCLELFRSPTVGSSVGSVGSSVGWIAISLAAVSPVYLRYAQEARQYSLWMVIILLSSAALLRAIRLRSTWDWSVYCLTLVAGLYCHILFILLILAHGLYVIMLERFCLSRTVTRYWVATPVAIATFTPWLWTIWQHRETVQATTGWINEPLPFLSLVKAWGVNICQLFIAWHFRYDDVLVYLAIPISVLIIAAVSTLCRQTSQQVWLFIVLLMGVTTIPLVIPDLVSAGRLSVNPRYFLPGYLGIHLAVAYFLTNSFTQHFMKTSAKLWHLMTAALLTGCILTCAIAVYSETWWGWSEFDVEISRIINRSANPLVVSDMPLGVIMPISHRLHPETHYLLLTEPEFLTLPVTNRPIFAYNPSDRLITAIKQQSIQPKIIYQFKDDSLIFSLYQIQE is encoded by the coding sequence ATGAAGCTGAAAAAGCCTACAGAACGACTCAAAGTAATTTTTATAATTGTGCTATTGTTGGGTGTTCTGTTTCGATTGGTCAACCTGGAGCAAAAACCCTACTGGCAGGATGAAACTTATACCTCACTTCGCGTTTCTGGCTATCGCCATGGAGAAGCGGTTCAGAACCTTTACACAGGGGATGTGATTGAGGCAGAAGATCTCCAAAAGTATCAACAATGGTCTGCTGAAAAAAGTGTCCTTGATACGATTCAGGGACTCGCAACCGAGAACTCTCAGCATCCACCGTTGTACTACGCGATCGCTCATGGGTGGGCAAGTTGGTTTGGGTCTTCTGTTTTTGCCATGCGAATCCTGCCTGCCTTGATTAGCCTGCTGGTATTTCCGCCAACGTACTGGCTTTGCCTGGAACTCTTTCGTTCTCCAACAGTAGGCTCATCTGTAGGCTCAGTAGGCTCATCTGTAGGTTGGATAGCAATCAGCCTTGCCGCCGTGTCTCCCGTTTATCTTCGCTATGCTCAGGAAGCGCGGCAATATAGCCTCTGGATGGTCATCATTCTGTTATCCAGTGCAGCATTGCTGCGGGCAATTCGTCTAAGGTCAACCTGGGATTGGAGTGTTTATTGTTTAACGCTTGTCGCAGGGTTGTATTGTCATATCCTATTTATTCTCCTGATTCTCGCGCATGGGCTTTATGTCATTATGCTCGAACGGTTCTGTTTGAGTAGAACAGTGACCAGATATTGGGTTGCAACGCCTGTCGCGATCGCTACCTTTACGCCATGGCTGTGGACAATCTGGCAGCATCGAGAAACTGTACAGGCAACAACGGGATGGATTAATGAGCCTTTACCCTTTCTGTCGCTGGTTAAAGCCTGGGGTGTCAATATTTGCCAACTCTTCATCGCATGGCATTTTCGCTACGACGATGTTTTGGTTTATCTGGCAATTCCTATTTCAGTCCTAATCATTGCTGCTGTTTCTACCCTTTGCCGTCAAACAAGCCAGCAAGTATGGCTTTTTATTGTCCTGCTGATGGGTGTGACAACAATTCCGCTCGTTATACCCGATTTAGTATCAGCAGGTCGGTTGTCAGTCAATCCAAGATATTTCCTGCCGGGCTATCTGGGTATTCATTTAGCAGTAGCGTATTTCCTAACCAATTCGTTCACTCAGCACTTCATGAAGACATCCGCAAAACTCTGGCATCTTATGACAGCAGCACTGCTCACGGGGTGCATCTTAACCTGTGCGATCGCAGTTTATTCTGAGACGTGGTGGGGCTGGTCTGAGTTTGATGTAGAGATTTCTAGGATCATTAATCGTTCAGCAAATCCACTAGTCGTTTCCGATATGCCGTTGGGAGTCATTATGCCAATCAGCCATCGATTACATCCAGAAACTCACTATTTGCTTCTAACTGAACCAGAGTTCCTCACACTCCCTGTAACCAACCGTCCCATATTTGCCTACAATCCAAGCGATCGCCTCATCACCGCAATTAAACAGCAGAGCATTCAACCAAAAATCATTTATCAATTTAAGGACGACTCACTCATTTTTTCTCTCTATCAAATTCAGGAATAA
- a CDS encoding hypothetical protein (IMG reference gene:2510098727), protein MTAIRFQADADLRQAIVTGTLRRQPKLNFCSATEAGLEGIKDSDVLAIAAQDSRVLVTHDRKTMPTKFGQFIASQTSSGVLILSQNLPISEAIDAIILIWEASTPEEWSNQIMMFPF, encoded by the coding sequence ATGACAGCAATTCGATTTCAAGCAGATGCGGATCTCAGACAAGCAATTGTGACTGGTACACTCCGCAGGCAACCAAAGTTGAATTTTTGTTCAGCCACTGAAGCAGGGCTTGAGGGAATTAAGGATTCAGATGTTTTGGCAATTGCAGCACAAGACAGCAGAGTACTAGTTACCCACGATCGCAAAACTATGCCGACGAAGTTTGGTCAATTTATTGCCTCGCAAACAAGTTCTGGTGTTTTAATTCTTTCGCAAAATCTTCCTATTAGTGAGGCAATTGATGCAATCATCTTAATATGGGAAGCATCTACGCCTGAGGAATGGAGCAATCAAATTATGATGTTTCCATTTTGA
- a CDS encoding hypothetical protein (IMG reference gene:2510098728~PFAM: Protein of unknown function (DUF433)), producing MAFAPVQIKQYVEQRDKGYWIVGTRISLDSVVYSFLGGESPESIAQNFPLLSLEQVYGAITFYLANQELVDTYLEEGEAEFRQLQESCRERSPLLYQKLKAAQAQKQSAG from the coding sequence ATGGCATTTGCACCCGTTCAAATAAAGCAGTATGTTGAACAGCGAGATAAAGGATATTGGATCGTAGGAACACGCATTTCCCTTGATTCAGTTGTTTATTCTTTCTTAGGTGGGGAATCACCCGAAAGTATTGCCCAGAATTTCCCGCTGCTGTCACTGGAACAAGTTTACGGGGCAATCACGTTCTATCTTGCGAATCAAGAGCTTGTGGATACGTACTTAGAAGAGGGCGAAGCCGAGTTTCGACAACTGCAAGAGTCGTGTAGGGAAAGAAGTCCTTTGCTGTACCAAAAATTAAAGGCGGCTCAAGCCCAGAAGCAAAGTGCAGGATGA
- a CDS encoding hypothetical protein (IMG reference gene:2510098730) encodes MEWRDGGYIGTAEIAGWGYGIYAIYWGWIVNEGDRGFHNWCVHGYQRQSDNCINIDQ; translated from the coding sequence ATGGAATGGCGGGATGGAGGTTACATCGGTACAGCCGAGATTGCTGGCTGGGGATATGGCATTTATGCAATCTATTGGGGCTGGATAGTAAACGAGGGAGACAGAGGGTTTCATAATTGGTGCGTTCACGGTTATCAGCGTCAGAGTGATAATTGTATCAATATTGACCAGTAA
- a CDS encoding hypothetical protein (IMG reference gene:2510098731): MPLQLAAIASALTVSTEVANVVLSTSGLILGELNRQSDINTENDRRGSLVAKYC, from the coding sequence ATGCCATTGCAATTAGCAGCGATTGCCTCAGCACTGACTGTAAGCACTGAAGTTGCCAATGTTGTTCTATCAACATCGGGACTAATCCTTGGAGAATTAAATCGACAGAGTGACATCAACACTGAAAACGATAGACGAGGGAGCTTAGTTGCTAAATATTGTTAG
- a CDS encoding multidrug resistance efflux pump (IMG reference gene:2510098732), with protein MTQSTDSAIASAPQSLEAPLSPKPKPSRRWLWLLAGTVAISGIGGGAYWLLRPQASSTIALSGRIEGYETDVSTQGAGRVEAVTVREGATVTKGQLLVRLDDEEIRSELAAVTSQLEAAKQREAEARLQISVLESQIADAQLNLQQSEGDTEGKVAEAEALVATAQAVLSQEKARVKEAEALRAQAQVDRDRYARLASLGAETQQRADLAQTALNTAQAAVASREAAVVAARRAVEIAQGKLTQAQTTTLNPDRQVTNISRLQAQRDQARVALLGAQADVKTAEANRQLIQSKLNHLTVNSPINGVVTTRSVEPGTVVLPSRPLLRIVDLNQVYMRGFIPGGQIAQIRVGQPARVYLDNDPRHQNPLKATVTAIDAKASFTPENIYFQRDRVEQVFGVRLSIDQPGGFAKPGMPADAEILLPQ; from the coding sequence ATGACGCAATCAACGGATTCTGCTATCGCCAGCGCTCCCCAGTCACTCGAAGCACCGTTATCGCCTAAACCAAAACCTTCTCGTCGCTGGCTGTGGCTACTCGCCGGAACCGTTGCGATCTCTGGCATTGGGGGAGGAGCATACTGGCTGCTGCGTCCTCAAGCCAGTTCGACGATCGCCTTGAGTGGTCGCATCGAAGGGTATGAAACCGATGTTAGTACCCAAGGGGCCGGACGAGTCGAAGCGGTAACGGTGCGCGAAGGTGCAACTGTCACCAAAGGACAACTCCTGGTACGCCTGGATGATGAAGAAATCCGGTCTGAGTTAGCTGCTGTAACTTCCCAGTTAGAAGCCGCAAAACAACGGGAAGCTGAGGCTCGCCTCCAAATTTCAGTGCTGGAAAGCCAAATTGCCGATGCACAACTGAATCTTCAACAATCGGAAGGTGATACAGAAGGCAAAGTCGCAGAAGCAGAAGCATTGGTTGCCACGGCTCAGGCTGTTCTCAGTCAAGAAAAAGCACGGGTCAAAGAAGCGGAAGCATTGCGGGCACAGGCCCAAGTCGATCGCGATCGTTATGCACGTCTAGCCAGTCTTGGGGCAGAAACTCAACAACGGGCTGATCTAGCACAAACCGCATTGAATACTGCCCAGGCAGCGGTTGCAAGTCGAGAGGCTGCCGTTGTTGCCGCCCGTCGTGCAGTGGAAATTGCTCAAGGGAAATTAACCCAGGCGCAGACCACAACACTCAATCCTGACCGACAGGTAACCAATATCAGTCGCTTGCAAGCCCAGCGCGACCAGGCTAGAGTCGCACTTTTAGGGGCACAGGCAGATGTCAAAACAGCGGAGGCCAACCGACAACTGATCCAGAGCAAATTAAACCATTTAACTGTTAACAGCCCCATCAATGGGGTGGTAACAACTCGGAGTGTGGAACCCGGTACCGTTGTACTCCCCAGTCGCCCACTGCTGAGAATTGTAGACCTGAACCAGGTGTATATGCGGGGCTTCATTCCCGGTGGACAGATTGCTCAAATTCGGGTGGGGCAACCCGCTAGAGTTTACCTTGACAATGACCCACGCCATCAAAATCCCCTGAAGGCGACAGTTACAGCAATTGATGCCAAAGCCTCCTTTACTCCTGAAAATATCTATTTTCAGCGAGATCGAGTGGAACAAGTGTTTGGGGTCAGACTCAGCATTGACCAACCCGGTGGTTTTGCCAAGCCAGGAATGCCTGCGGATGCTGAAATTCTATTGCCGCAGTAA
- a CDS encoding transposase (IMG reference gene:2510098733~PFAM: Transposase IS200 like) produces the protein MSEYIHKSHNVTVLLYHLVFPAKYRRAVFDEQVDEVLREVCLEIEKRYEIKFIEIGVDKDHVHFLVQSVPTYSVTKLVKMIKSLTAREVFRRCPQVKQKLWGGEFWSDGYFASTVGKHGDEGMIANYVKNQGNEYLKLHRDEQLTLF, from the coding sequence ATGAGCGAGTACATCCACAAAAGTCATAACGTTACGGTTTTGCTATACCACCTTGTGTTTCCAGCAAAGTATCGGCGGGCTGTGTTTGATGAACAGGTCGATGAAGTTTTGCGAGAAGTTTGCCTGGAGATTGAGAAACGCTACGAGATTAAATTTATAGAAATCGGTGTAGACAAAGACCATGTGCACTTTTTAGTCCAATCGGTGCCGACATACAGCGTGACCAAATTGGTCAAAATGATCAAGAGTTTGACCGCAAGGGAAGTGTTTCGGCGTTGTCCTCAGGTGAAGCAAAAGCTATGGGGTGGAGAGTTTTGGAGTGATGGCTATTTTGCAAGTACAGTTGGGAAACACGGGGATGAAGGGATGATTGCGAACTACGTCAAAAATCAGGGTAACGAATATCTCAAGCTACACCGAGATGAGCAGCTTACTCTTTTTTGA
- a CDS encoding ABC-type multidrug transport system, permease component (IMG reference gene:2510098734), whose translation MLNRRLFALLIKETTELLRNRQLVIFLTISPIISMVIFGYVLNSNVTHLRLGILDQNQVTISRELVDAFTANQVFLADRYPYSQSALTHQVERGQVDAGLIIPSTFSRDLLQTGTSNIAVEIDGINAYSSGLAKGYIAQITTQFNLDLLKQNQPVSTNLEIPIQPQITFRYNPGTIDSWFFVPGVIGAIITLSAILAAAVEAVREKDQGTLEQLLMTPVASTAILISKIVPISGLLTVTLLMCLMVAYGAFQLPLRGNFLLLLIFSILYIQIGVALGLAISAFSKNKLQTILVGIFLTIPIILLGGAVTSVNSMPLLFRWIAQINPLYHYLVILRGILLKGTGLEVWWLHAIAMTGFATATLLVSANRYRKQLS comes from the coding sequence ATGCTAAATCGTCGTCTGTTTGCCCTCTTAATCAAGGAAACCACTGAACTGTTACGCAATCGCCAACTGGTGATTTTTCTGACGATTTCGCCCATTATTTCCATGGTGATTTTCGGATATGTGCTGAATTCTAATGTCACTCATTTGCGGTTAGGTATCCTCGACCAAAATCAGGTTACGATTAGCCGTGAGTTGGTCGATGCTTTCACGGCCAATCAGGTGTTTCTTGCCGATCGCTACCCCTATTCACAATCGGCCTTAACGCACCAAGTTGAACGGGGTCAGGTGGATGCGGGATTGATCATTCCCTCTACCTTCAGCCGAGATCTCTTGCAAACCGGCACATCAAACATTGCCGTGGAAATTGATGGCATTAATGCCTACAGTTCAGGGCTGGCAAAGGGCTATATTGCCCAAATCACGACGCAATTCAATCTCGATTTACTCAAGCAAAATCAACCCGTATCTACAAATCTAGAAATTCCTATTCAGCCGCAAATTACGTTCCGCTATAATCCTGGGACGATCGATAGTTGGTTCTTTGTTCCCGGTGTGATTGGCGCGATCATTACCCTCAGCGCCATTTTGGCGGCGGCTGTAGAAGCGGTGCGAGAAAAAGATCAGGGCACCTTAGAGCAATTGCTGATGACACCGGTAGCCTCTACTGCCATTCTCATTTCCAAAATCGTACCGATTTCGGGGCTGCTGACGGTCACATTGTTGATGTGTTTGATGGTTGCCTATGGCGCATTTCAACTACCCCTGCGCGGTAATTTTTTGTTGTTATTGATTTTCTCAATTCTCTACATTCAAATTGGCGTAGCACTTGGGTTGGCCATCTCAGCATTCTCCAAAAATAAATTGCAAACAATTCTAGTCGGTATTTTCCTCACTATCCCAATTATCTTGTTGGGAGGTGCTGTGACCTCAGTGAACAGCATGCCTCTACTGTTTCGATGGATTGCTCAAATAAATCCTCTCTATCATTACCTCGTGATTCTGCGCGGTATTTTGCTCAAGGGCACTGGTTTGGAGGTGTGGTGGTTACATGCGATCGCCATGACTGGATTTGCCACTGCAACTCTATTAGTGAGTGCCAACCGTTATCGTAAACAACTGAGTTAA
- a CDS encoding ABC-type multidrug transport system, permease component (IMG reference gene:2510098735) produces MSIRRIRNQFLKELEQFQRDRLGVALAFILPVVALLIIGFAIRLEAKNIPLVVRDLDQTSLSRSYIERLYATNLFVPAEWQGKRFPDALDRDMAQAQITIPPGFAADVDAGRTGRVQVVIDGGDVINARVIKLAVEGATLFVLQERLGKLSESLGVVAQVRLWFNPGRQESLFIVPGSYGVILAIFPPLLIAIALVREKEQGTILQLYASNLSAFELLVGKSLAYIAVGLGEALILFIVGWLLFGVGFVGDPLPLVVGTPVFMLAGVQLGLIIGIFTTTQSAAVQAIGTIKVLTAFLLAGFLFPLNSVPFPFSIFSYFVPVRYYIELCRNVFVRGSGWFGTWHLIIAMLILGIAEFGLAWWGMRRMQLSS; encoded by the coding sequence ATGAGTATTCGACGCATTCGCAACCAATTCCTTAAAGAGTTAGAACAATTCCAGCGCGATCGCTTAGGTGTGGCCCTCGCCTTTATTTTGCCTGTGGTTGCGTTGCTGATTATCGGCTTTGCGATTCGCCTCGAAGCCAAAAACATTCCGCTTGTGGTGCGCGATCTCGATCAAACTAGCCTCAGCCGCAGCTATATTGAGCGGCTGTACGCCACCAATTTATTTGTTCCGGCAGAGTGGCAAGGAAAGCGCTTTCCCGATGCCCTCGATCGCGACATGGCACAGGCGCAAATTACCATTCCTCCCGGATTTGCCGCCGATGTCGATGCGGGTAGAACGGGAAGGGTACAGGTGGTGATTGATGGCGGTGATGTGATCAACGCCCGGGTGATCAAGCTTGCCGTCGAAGGTGCCACGCTGTTTGTACTGCAAGAGCGATTGGGCAAACTCTCTGAGTCCTTAGGAGTTGTGGCTCAGGTGCGTCTCTGGTTCAATCCAGGACGGCAGGAATCGCTATTTATCGTGCCCGGAAGTTATGGTGTTATTCTGGCGATTTTCCCACCGCTGCTGATTGCGATCGCCCTTGTCCGCGAAAAAGAGCAGGGCACCATCTTGCAACTCTATGCCTCCAACTTGAGCGCCTTTGAACTGCTCGTGGGTAAATCCCTCGCCTATATTGCTGTGGGTTTAGGAGAAGCCCTGATTCTATTTATCGTCGGTTGGTTGTTATTTGGGGTGGGCTTTGTCGGCGATCCTTTGCCCTTGGTGGTTGGCACCCCTGTGTTTATGTTAGCGGGGGTGCAGTTGGGGTTAATTATTGGCATTTTTACTACGACTCAAAGTGCTGCCGTGCAGGCGATCGGCACAATCAAAGTACTAACCGCATTTCTGTTGGCAGGCTTTCTGTTTCCCCTCAACAGCGTCCCGTTTCCGTTTTCCATTTTTTCCTACTTCGTCCCGGTGCGTTACTACATCGAACTCTGCCGCAATGTGTTTGTCCGGGGATCAGGCTGGTTTGGCACCTGGCATTTGATCATTGCCATGCTGATTTTGGGCATCGCCGAGTTTGGGCTGGCCTGGTGGGGAATGCGTCGAATGCAACTATCGAGTTAA
- a CDS encoding ABC-type multidrug transport system, ATPase component (IMG reference gene:2510098736~PFAM: ABC transporter): MTQILNSASFPGKDDRTLSAPDHEAVTISIRKLYKHYGNTIAIRGIDLEVQRGELFGLIGPDGAGKTTAFHILGGVMEATAGTAKILGLPARDARNYTGYLTQQFSLYPDLSVEENIAYSAGLRLVPEPQVEARRTKYLTLMQLDRFRDRLAGRLSGGMKQKLALCCALISEPRVLLLDEPTTGVDTIARREFWDILASLTAQGITIVVATPDLDEAERCDRVALMYDGQIQQIGTPAQLKADLGLQRLVIRTAELVKTEKALLPLVQTGELADVSTLGDRIEVLVNDAQLGEQWVRDRLAQAHVDCDRIQPEAATLENVFTTLLRRQGGIPLSIPFPRSYPSPAIASTPSSTIAIAVRNLNRHFGSFHAVVDLNLDIHYGEVYGLLGANGAGKTTTIKMLCGLLPISSGQMAIAGETGDLRSPALRQRMGYMSQKFTLYDDLTILENLQFYSGVYGIPPRQQREKIRWVLAICGLEGQEHLLTRQLPGGWKQRVAFGASVMHEPEILFLDEPTSGVDVLARQQFWQLINDFARNGTAILVTTHYMNEAEQCNRMCFMVAGRKVAEGSASQIKAAQPGQLFELRVAQLQASYDRLRQHLEPWRVSIFGDRLHIVLDHPHQELSQVESLLQQANLPLLDTQPIPFSLEDAFIGEVQRAGGAPP, from the coding sequence ATGACTCAGATCCTTAACTCTGCCAGTTTCCCAGGAAAAGACGATCGCACCTTATCGGCTCCTGACCACGAGGCTGTCACAATCTCAATCCGTAAGTTGTACAAACACTATGGCAACACAATCGCCATTCGGGGCATCGATCTGGAGGTGCAGCGGGGGGAATTGTTTGGTCTAATTGGGCCGGATGGCGCAGGTAAAACTACGGCGTTCCATATTTTGGGTGGGGTGATGGAAGCCACTGCTGGGACTGCCAAAATCCTGGGATTGCCTGCCAGAGATGCCCGCAACTACACCGGGTATTTGACGCAACAATTTTCGCTGTATCCTGACCTCAGCGTTGAGGAAAATATTGCCTACAGTGCTGGACTGCGGCTTGTCCCTGAGCCTCAGGTCGAGGCACGCCGCACGAAATACCTGACGCTGATGCAATTGGACCGATTTCGCGATCGCCTTGCAGGTAGACTTTCCGGGGGCATGAAACAGAAGTTAGCTCTGTGTTGTGCGCTGATTTCCGAACCGCGTGTGCTGTTGCTAGACGAGCCAACTACGGGGGTCGATACCATTGCCCGTCGGGAGTTCTGGGACATTTTGGCCAGCTTAACTGCCCAGGGGATCACGATCGTTGTGGCAACTCCCGATTTAGATGAAGCGGAACGGTGCGATCGCGTGGCGTTAATGTATGACGGACAGATCCAACAAATCGGCACTCCCGCCCAACTGAAAGCTGATTTGGGACTCCAACGCCTCGTGATTCGCACGGCTGAGTTAGTCAAAACGGAAAAAGCTTTACTGCCCTTGGTGCAGACCGGAGAACTGGCCGATGTCTCGACTCTAGGCGATCGTATTGAAGTGCTGGTTAACGATGCCCAACTTGGGGAACAGTGGGTGCGAGATCGGCTGGCGCAGGCTCACGTGGACTGCGATCGCATTCAGCCCGAAGCCGCCACTCTGGAAAACGTTTTCACCACCCTCCTGCGTCGCCAAGGGGGCATTCCGCTATCCATTCCCTTCCCGCGCTCTTATCCCTCGCCTGCCATCGCCAGCACCCCATCGTCCACCATTGCCATCGCTGTCCGCAACCTCAACCGCCACTTCGGCAGCTTTCATGCCGTCGTCGATCTGAACCTGGACATCCATTACGGCGAAGTCTATGGGCTGCTGGGAGCCAACGGAGCCGGAAAAACCACCACCATCAAGATGCTGTGTGGCTTGTTGCCCATCAGTTCTGGGCAGATGGCGATCGCGGGTGAAACCGGTGATCTGCGCAGTCCTGCCCTGCGTCAGCGCATGGGCTACATGAGCCAAAAGTTTACCCTCTACGACGACCTGACGATTTTAGAAAATTTGCAATTTTACAGTGGGGTGTACGGCATTCCGCCCCGCCAGCAACGGGAAAAGATCCGCTGGGTGCTGGCGATTTGTGGGTTAGAAGGACAGGAACATTTGCTAACGCGACAGCTACCGGGGGGTTGGAAGCAGCGCGTGGCATTTGGGGCTTCGGTGATGCATGAGCCAGAGATTTTATTTTTAGACGAACCGACCTCTGGAGTAGACGTACTGGCACGACAGCAGTTCTGGCAGTTAATTAACGACTTTGCCCGTAATGGCACCGCTATTCTGGTGACTACCCACTACATGAATGAAGCTGAACAGTGTAACCGGATGTGCTTTATGGTGGCGGGGCGCAAGGTGGCAGAGGGGTCAGCCAGTCAGATCAAAGCGGCCCAACCAGGACAGTTGTTTGAATTGCGCGTGGCACAGTTGCAAGCCAGTTACGATCGCCTGCGGCAACACCTGGAGCCTTGGCGCGTGTCGATTTTTGGCGATCGCCTCCACATTGTTTTAGACCATCCCCACCAGGAATTGTCCCAAGTGGAATCCCTGCTGCAACAAGCAAATTTGCCGCTGCTAGACACCCAGCCCATTCCCTTTTCCTTGGAAGATGCCTTTATTGGCGAAGTGCAACGAGCTGGAGGCGCACCCCCATGA
- a CDS encoding hypothetical protein (IMG reference gene:2510098738) has product MKLAQPDRQVETVVNFASSKSSIHPGQLSDLDQLVQTRKLIKLLSRKQSKYQCRQTLKALGDIGIGNSDVASALIRTLRRSSHSSSFQRRYIAKTLLKIDPGNQEGIAVLTTLDNGQAQEKTWLIRAFYRRIRRYRRIRREIQKAINAFLMRIKAPFIITAEIVAIIIVVIIMFRSGLIPKSQMVYSVVIWIVIWLFKIGVFTFPLPFTDVRRGGNTSSFPRGKEGDSSFDDYDVRGSYVRDHYRDSYGNGWGDGYGGWD; this is encoded by the coding sequence ATGAAATTAGCTCAACCTGATCGACAAGTAGAAACAGTAGTGAATTTTGCATCCTCAAAGTCTTCTATACATCCTGGTCAATTGTCTGACTTAGATCAATTAGTTCAGACCAGAAAGTTGATTAAACTTCTTAGTCGAAAGCAAAGTAAGTACCAATGTAGACAAACCCTCAAGGCTTTGGGAGACATTGGTATCGGCAATTCAGATGTCGCCAGTGCGTTAATTAGAACTTTGCGTAGAAGCTCTCATTCTTCTTCCTTTCAACGTAGATACATTGCCAAAACGTTGTTGAAAATTGATCCAGGGAATCAAGAGGGGATCGCAGTTCTCACAACGCTTGATAATGGGCAAGCACAAGAGAAAACCTGGTTAATTCGAGCCTTCTACAGACGAATACGAAGATACAGGCGAATACGAAGAGAAATTCAGAAGGCGATTAATGCATTTCTTATGCGAATCAAGGCACCTTTCATCATAACCGCAGAGATTGTGGCGATCATCATAGTTGTCATAATAATGTTCAGAAGCGGTCTTATTCCGAAATCGCAAATGGTGTATTCAGTGGTTATATGGATCGTAATTTGGCTTTTCAAAATAGGTGTATTCACTTTCCCCCTACCTTTCACTGATGTTAGGAGAGGGGGAAACACCTCTAGTTTTCCTAGGGGTAAGGAAGGAGATAGTTCCTTTGATGATTATGATGTTCGTGGTAGCTATGTTCGTGATCACTACCGCGATAGTTATGGTAATGGCTGGGGGGATGGTTACGGTGGCTGGGATTAG
- a CDS encoding hypothetical protein (IMG reference gene:2510098739), with protein sequence MQLYTLLELDQLINDQLQQDFACLLKVSHWVRNFLANSHPQLGRRGSVCPFIPRALQLDLIRMTVIRARELEPQHIEVIVKRYRDIFLKLEPNDENAVSKALLLIFPDIITERDFRLLNGLHKALKPYFIESGLMLGVFHPVANKPGLHNPNFYPFLSPVPLLAIRFMVPPDLYLFHPCRTQER encoded by the coding sequence ATGCAACTCTATACTTTGCTTGAACTGGATCAACTGATCAACGATCAACTTCAGCAGGATTTTGCCTGTTTACTCAAAGTTAGTCACTGGGTGAGAAACTTCTTGGCAAACTCTCATCCTCAACTTGGTCGTCGTGGTTCAGTGTGCCCATTCATTCCTCGTGCGCTCCAGTTAGATTTAATCCGGATGACCGTAATTCGTGCGCGTGAACTGGAACCGCAGCACATTGAAGTAATTGTTAAACGCTATCGAGACATTTTTCTCAAGCTAGAGCCAAATGATGAGAATGCTGTGAGCAAAGCACTTCTACTCATTTTTCCTGACATAATCACTGAGCGTGATTTCAGACTGCTCAACGGTTTACACAAAGCTTTGAAACCTTACTTCATTGAATCAGGACTTATGCTTGGTGTCTTTCATCCAGTTGCTAATAAACCAGGACTACACAACCCAAATTTCTATCCATTTCTCAGCCCTGTGCCCTTGTTAGCAATCCGGTTTATGGTTCCACCTGATCTGTATCTCTTTCATCCATGCCGCACGCAGGAGAGGTAA